The proteins below come from a single Triticum aestivum cultivar Chinese Spring chromosome 5D, IWGSC CS RefSeq v2.1, whole genome shotgun sequence genomic window:
- the LOC123122033 gene encoding E3 ubiquitin ligase BIG BROTHER-related, translating into MTRLTRECFSTPRSARAGSEHVEDQINDVQDSWQEVDPDEYSYEELVALGGVVGTERRGLSADTLASLPSVTYNTKDMQDGNTEQCVICRVGFEEGESLVALPCKHSYHPDCINQSHK; encoded by the exons ATGACGAGGCTTACGCGCGAGTGCTTCAGTACGCCAAGGAGCGCGAG GGCGGGCAGTGAGCATGTCGAGGATCAAATAAATGACGTGCAG GATTCATGGCAAGAGGTTGATCCAGATGAGTACTCATATGAG GAATTAGTTGCATTGGGCGGAGTGGTTGGTACAGAAAGAAGAGGTCTCTCTGCTGATACACTTGCTTCCTTACCTTCAGTAACTTACAACACAAAAGACATGCAAGACGGCAACACAGAACA ATGTGTAATTTGTCGCGTGGGATTTGAGGAAGGTGAATCCTTGGTTGCACTTCCCTGCAAGCACTCATACCACCCTGACTGCATTAACCAGTCACATAAATAA